Proteins co-encoded in one Sus scrofa isolate TJ Tabasco breed Duroc chromosome 14, Sscrofa11.1, whole genome shotgun sequence genomic window:
- the MORC2 gene encoding MORC family CW-type zinc finger protein 2 isoform X8 produces MAFTNYSSLNRAQLTFEYLHTNSTTHEFLFGALAELVDNARDADATRIDIYAERREDLRGGFMLCFLDDGAGMDPSDAASVIQFGKSAKRTPESTQIGQYGNGLKSGSMRIGKDFILFTKKEDTMTCLFLSRTFHEEEGIDEVIVPLPTWNARTREPVTDNVEKFAIETELIYKYSPFRNEEEVMAQFMKIPGDSGTLVIIFNLKLMDNGEPELDIISNPRDIQMAETSPEGTKPERRSFRAYAAVLYIDPRMRIFIHGHKVQTKRLSCCLYKPRMYKYTSSRFKTRAEQEVKKAEHVARIAEEKAREAESKARTLEVRLGGDLTRDSRVMLRQVQNTAITLRREADVKKRIKEAKQRALKEPKELNFVFGVNIEHRDLDGMFIYNCSRLIKMYEKVGPQLEGGMACGGVVGVVDVPYLVLEPTHNKQDFADAKEYRHLLRAMGEHLAQYWKDIAIAQRGIIKFWDEFGYLSANWNQPPSSELRYKRRRAMEIPTTIQCDLCLKWRTLPFQLSSVEKEYPDTWVCSMNPDPEQDRCEASEQKQKVPLGTLRKDLKTQEEKQKQLTEKIRQQQEKLEALQKTTPIRSQADLKKLPLEVTTRPSTEEPARRPQRPRSPPLPAVIKNAPSRPPSLQAPRPASQPRKAPVVSSASKPPALAAREEASTSRLLQPPEAPRKPANAAVKTVARPAPLVQPPSPSLLPNSKGPREVPAPRAIRTPVVKKPEPPSKPSPATPSRKRSLGVSDEEEVEEEAERRKERSKRGKFAVKEEKKDLNELSDSAGEEDSGDVKSAQKDKGLHVEVRVNREWYTGRVTAVEVGKNVVRWKVKFDYVPTDTTPRDRWNCLRYFLPPSFPISKKELSAMNSEELISFPLKEYFKQYEVGLQNLCHSYQSRADSRAKASEESLRTSERKLRETEEKLQKLRTNIVALLQKVQEDIDINTDDELDAYIEDLITKGD; encoded by the exons AACCACTCATGAATTCTTGTTTGGTGCTCTTGCTGAACTGGTTGATAATGCCAG AGATGCTGATGCCACCAGAATAGATATTTATGCAG AAAGGCGAGAGGACCTTCGAGGAGGAtttatgctttgttttttggATGATGGAGCAGGAATGGATCCAA GTGATGCTGCCAGCGTGATCCAGTTTGGGAAGTCAGCCAAGCGAACACCTGAGTCCACCCAGATTGGGCAATACGGGAATGGGTTAAAATC GGGCTCAATGCGCATTGGGAAGGATTTTATCCTTTTCACCAAGAAGGAAGACACTATGACCTGCCTCTTCTTGTCTCGAACCTTTCATGAGGAGGAAGGCATTGATGAA GTGATAGTCCCATTGCCTACCTGGAATGCTCGGACCCGGGAACCTGTCACAGACAACGTGGAGAAGTTTGCCATTGAGACAGAACTCATCTACAAGTACTCTCCCTTCCGCAATGAAGAGGAAGTGATGGCTCAGTTCATGAAGATTCCTGGGGACAGCG GAACGCTGGTCATCATCTTCAACCTCAAACTCATGGATAACGGAGAGCCAGAGCTAGACATAATCTCAAATCCAAGAGATATCCAGATGGCAGAGACCTCCCCGGAGGGCAC GAAGCCAGAGCGCCGCTCCTTCCGTGCCTATGCTGCCGTGCTCTACATTGATCCCCGGATGAGGATCTTCATCCACGGGCACAAGGTCCAGACCAAGAGGCTCTCCTGCTGCTTGTACAAGCCCAG gaTGTACAAGTACACGTCAAGCCGGTTCAAGACACGTGCAGAGCAGGAGGTGAAGAAAGCTGAGCACGTGGCACGGATTG CTGAAGAGAAGGCGAGGGAGGCGGAGAGCAAAGCTCGGACGTTGGAAGTGCGCCTGGGTGGAGACCTCACACGGGACTCTAGG GTGATGTTGCGACAGGTCCAGAACACAGCCATTACCCTGCGTAGAGAAGCTGACGTCAAGAAGCGCATCAAGGAGGCCAAGCAGCG AGCACTTAAAGAACCCAAAGAACTGAACTTTGTTTTTGGGGTCAACATAGAACACCGGGACCTGGACGGCATGTTCATCTACAACTGTAGCCGCCTGATCAAGATGTATGAGAAAGTGGGCCCACAGCTGGAAGGGGGCAT GGCATGTGGCGGGGTCGTTGGGGTTGTTGATGTGCCCTACCTGGTCCTAGAGCCAACACACAACAAGCAGGACTTTGCTGATGCCAAAGAGTACCGGCACCTGCTGCGGGCGATGGGGGAGCACCTGGCGCAGTACTGGAAGGACATCGCCATTG CCCAGCGGGGAATCATCAAGTTTTGGGATGAGTTTGGCTACCTCTCTGCTAACTGGAACCAGCCCCCATCCAGTGAGCTGCGCTACAAACGGCGGAGAGCTATGGAAATCCCAACCACCATCCAGTGTG ATTTGTGTCTGAAGTGGCGGACCCTCCCCTTCCAGCTGAGTTCTGTGGAAAAAGAGTACCCTGACACCTGGGTTTGCTCCATGAACCCTGATCCTGAGCAGGACCG GTGTGAGGCTTCTGAACAGAAGCAGAAGGTTCCCCTGGGGACATTGAGAAAGGACCTGAAAACacaggaagagaagcagaaacaaCTGACAGAGAAAATTCGCCAGCAGCAGGAAAAGCTGGAGGCCCTGCAG AAAACCACACCCATCCGCTCCCAAGCCGACCTGAAGAAATTGCCCTTGGAAGTGACCACGAGACCTTCCACTGAG GAACCTGCACGTAGACCTCAGCGTCCTCGGTCGCCACCTTTACCTGCTGTGATCAAGAATGCCCCAAGCAGACCCCCTTCCCTGCAAGCTCCCAGGCCGGCCAGCCAGCCCCGAAAGGCTCCTGTTGTCAGCAGCGCCTCAAAGCCTCCTGCCCTGGCAGCCCGGGAAGAGGCCAGTACTTCCAGGCTGCTCCAGCCACCTGAGGCTCCCCGAAAGCCTGCTAATGCTGCAGTCAAGACTGTGGCCCGGCCTGCCCCTCTAGTGCAGCCACCGTCACCATCTCTGCTGCCCAACTCCAAGGGCCCTCGGGAAGTCCCTGCTCCCAGAGCCATTAGGACTCCAGTGGTCAAGAAGCCAGAGCCGCCCAGTAAACCCTCCCCG GCCACTCCTAGTCGGAAGCGCAGTCTTGGGGTCTCTGATGAGGAAGAAGTGGAGGAAGAGgctgagaggaggaaggagcGGTCCAAGCGGGGCAAGTTTgctgtgaaggaggaaaaaaaggacttGAATGAG CTCTCAGACAGTGCTGGGGAAGAGGACTCAGGTGATGTCAAGAGCGCTCAGAAAG ATAAAGGGCTGCATGTGGAGGTGCGTGTGAACAGGGAGTGGTACACAGGCCGTGTCACAGCCGTGGAGGTGGGCAAGAACGTGGTGCGGTGGAAGGTGAAGTTTGACTATGTGCCCACGGACACAACACCGAGAGACCGCTG GAATTGTTTACGGTACTTCCTGCCTCCAAGTTTCCCCATCTCCAAAAAGGAGCTGAGTGCTATGAATTCGGAGGAACTAATATCATTTCCTCTG AAAGAGTACTTCAAGCAGTATGAAGTGGGGCTCCAGAATCTGTGCCATTCCTACCAGAGCCGTGCTGACTCTCGGGCCAAGGCCTCCGAGGAGAGCCTGCGCACCTCTGAGAGAAAGCTCCGCGAGACGGAGGAGAAGCTGCAGAAGCTGAGGACCAACATCGTGGCGCTCCTGCAAAAGGTGCAGGAG GACATAGACATTAACACAGACGACGAGCTGGATGCCTACATCGAGGACCTGATCACCAAGGGGGACTAA
- the MORC2 gene encoding MORC family CW-type zinc finger protein 2 isoform X4, which produces MAFTNYSSLNRAQLTFEYLHTNSTTHEFLFGALAELVDNARDADATRIDIYAERREDLRGGFMLCFLDDGAGMDPSDAASVIQFGKSAKRTPESTQIGQYGNGLKSGSMRIGKDFILFTKKEDTMTCLFLSRTFHEEEGIDEVIVPLPTWNARTREPVTDNVEKFAIETELIYKYSPFRNEEEVMAQFMKIPGDSGTLVIIFNLKLMDNGEPELDIISNPRDIQMAETSPEGTKPERRSFRAYAAVLYIDPRMRIFIHGHKVQTKRLSCCLYKPRMYKYTSSRFKTRAEQEVKKAEHVARIAEEKAREAESKARTLEVRLGGDLTRDSRVMLRQVQNTAITLRREADVKKRIKEAKQRALKEPKELNFVFGVNIEHRDLDGMFIYNCSRLIKMYEKVGPQLEGGMACGGVVGVVDVPYLVLEPTHNKQDFADAKEYRHLLRAMGEHLAQYWKDIAIAQRGIIKFWDEFGYLSANWNQPPSSELRYKRRRAMEIPTTIQCDLCLKWRTLPFQLSSVEKEYPDTWVCSMNPDPEQDRCEASEQKQKVPLGTLRKDLKTQEEKQKQLTEKIRQQQEKLEALQKTTPIRSQADLKKLPLEVTTRPSTEEPARRPQRPRSPPLPAVIKNAPSRPPSLQAPRPASQPRKAPVVSSASKPPALAAREEASTSRLLQPPEAPRKPANAAVKTVARPAPLVQPPSPSLLPNSKGPREVPAPRAIRTPVVKKPEPPSKPSPATPSRKRSLGVSDEEEVEEEAERRKERSKRGKFAVKEEKKDLNELSDSAGEEDSGDVKSAQKDKGLHVEVRVNREWYTGRVTAVEVGKNVVRWKVKFDYVPTDTTPRDRWVEKGSEDVRLMKPPSPEYQSPDTQQEGGEEEEEAAVAQQAVAMVEPSTSDCIRIEPDTTAPSTSHETIDLLVQILRNCLRYFLPPSFPISKKELSAMNSEELISFPLKEYFKQYEVGLQNLCHSYQSRADSRAKASEESLRTSERKLRETEEKLQKLRTNIVALLQKVQEDIDINTDDELDAYIEDLITKGD; this is translated from the exons AACCACTCATGAATTCTTGTTTGGTGCTCTTGCTGAACTGGTTGATAATGCCAG AGATGCTGATGCCACCAGAATAGATATTTATGCAG AAAGGCGAGAGGACCTTCGAGGAGGAtttatgctttgttttttggATGATGGAGCAGGAATGGATCCAA GTGATGCTGCCAGCGTGATCCAGTTTGGGAAGTCAGCCAAGCGAACACCTGAGTCCACCCAGATTGGGCAATACGGGAATGGGTTAAAATC GGGCTCAATGCGCATTGGGAAGGATTTTATCCTTTTCACCAAGAAGGAAGACACTATGACCTGCCTCTTCTTGTCTCGAACCTTTCATGAGGAGGAAGGCATTGATGAA GTGATAGTCCCATTGCCTACCTGGAATGCTCGGACCCGGGAACCTGTCACAGACAACGTGGAGAAGTTTGCCATTGAGACAGAACTCATCTACAAGTACTCTCCCTTCCGCAATGAAGAGGAAGTGATGGCTCAGTTCATGAAGATTCCTGGGGACAGCG GAACGCTGGTCATCATCTTCAACCTCAAACTCATGGATAACGGAGAGCCAGAGCTAGACATAATCTCAAATCCAAGAGATATCCAGATGGCAGAGACCTCCCCGGAGGGCAC GAAGCCAGAGCGCCGCTCCTTCCGTGCCTATGCTGCCGTGCTCTACATTGATCCCCGGATGAGGATCTTCATCCACGGGCACAAGGTCCAGACCAAGAGGCTCTCCTGCTGCTTGTACAAGCCCAG gaTGTACAAGTACACGTCAAGCCGGTTCAAGACACGTGCAGAGCAGGAGGTGAAGAAAGCTGAGCACGTGGCACGGATTG CTGAAGAGAAGGCGAGGGAGGCGGAGAGCAAAGCTCGGACGTTGGAAGTGCGCCTGGGTGGAGACCTCACACGGGACTCTAGG GTGATGTTGCGACAGGTCCAGAACACAGCCATTACCCTGCGTAGAGAAGCTGACGTCAAGAAGCGCATCAAGGAGGCCAAGCAGCG AGCACTTAAAGAACCCAAAGAACTGAACTTTGTTTTTGGGGTCAACATAGAACACCGGGACCTGGACGGCATGTTCATCTACAACTGTAGCCGCCTGATCAAGATGTATGAGAAAGTGGGCCCACAGCTGGAAGGGGGCAT GGCATGTGGCGGGGTCGTTGGGGTTGTTGATGTGCCCTACCTGGTCCTAGAGCCAACACACAACAAGCAGGACTTTGCTGATGCCAAAGAGTACCGGCACCTGCTGCGGGCGATGGGGGAGCACCTGGCGCAGTACTGGAAGGACATCGCCATTG CCCAGCGGGGAATCATCAAGTTTTGGGATGAGTTTGGCTACCTCTCTGCTAACTGGAACCAGCCCCCATCCAGTGAGCTGCGCTACAAACGGCGGAGAGCTATGGAAATCCCAACCACCATCCAGTGTG ATTTGTGTCTGAAGTGGCGGACCCTCCCCTTCCAGCTGAGTTCTGTGGAAAAAGAGTACCCTGACACCTGGGTTTGCTCCATGAACCCTGATCCTGAGCAGGACCG GTGTGAGGCTTCTGAACAGAAGCAGAAGGTTCCCCTGGGGACATTGAGAAAGGACCTGAAAACacaggaagagaagcagaaacaaCTGACAGAGAAAATTCGCCAGCAGCAGGAAAAGCTGGAGGCCCTGCAG AAAACCACACCCATCCGCTCCCAAGCCGACCTGAAGAAATTGCCCTTGGAAGTGACCACGAGACCTTCCACTGAG GAACCTGCACGTAGACCTCAGCGTCCTCGGTCGCCACCTTTACCTGCTGTGATCAAGAATGCCCCAAGCAGACCCCCTTCCCTGCAAGCTCCCAGGCCGGCCAGCCAGCCCCGAAAGGCTCCTGTTGTCAGCAGCGCCTCAAAGCCTCCTGCCCTGGCAGCCCGGGAAGAGGCCAGTACTTCCAGGCTGCTCCAGCCACCTGAGGCTCCCCGAAAGCCTGCTAATGCTGCAGTCAAGACTGTGGCCCGGCCTGCCCCTCTAGTGCAGCCACCGTCACCATCTCTGCTGCCCAACTCCAAGGGCCCTCGGGAAGTCCCTGCTCCCAGAGCCATTAGGACTCCAGTGGTCAAGAAGCCAGAGCCGCCCAGTAAACCCTCCCCG GCCACTCCTAGTCGGAAGCGCAGTCTTGGGGTCTCTGATGAGGAAGAAGTGGAGGAAGAGgctgagaggaggaaggagcGGTCCAAGCGGGGCAAGTTTgctgtgaaggaggaaaaaaaggacttGAATGAG CTCTCAGACAGTGCTGGGGAAGAGGACTCAGGTGATGTCAAGAGCGCTCAGAAAG ATAAAGGGCTGCATGTGGAGGTGCGTGTGAACAGGGAGTGGTACACAGGCCGTGTCACAGCCGTGGAGGTGGGCAAGAACGTGGTGCGGTGGAAGGTGAAGTTTGACTATGTGCCCACGGACACAACACCGAGAGACCGCTG GGTGGAGAAGGGCAGTGAGGACGTGCGGTTGATGAAGCCCCCCTCCCCGGAGTACCAGAGCCCAGACACGCAGCAGGAgggtggagaggaggaagaggaggcggcAGTGGCCCAGCAGGCTGTGGCCATGGTGGAGCCCTCCACCTCAGACTGCATTCGAATCGAGCCCGACACCACTGCCCCTAGCACCAGCCATGAGACCATTGACCTGCTCGTCCAGATCCTTCG GAATTGTTTACGGTACTTCCTGCCTCCAAGTTTCCCCATCTCCAAAAAGGAGCTGAGTGCTATGAATTCGGAGGAACTAATATCATTTCCTCTG AAAGAGTACTTCAAGCAGTATGAAGTGGGGCTCCAGAATCTGTGCCATTCCTACCAGAGCCGTGCTGACTCTCGGGCCAAGGCCTCCGAGGAGAGCCTGCGCACCTCTGAGAGAAAGCTCCGCGAGACGGAGGAGAAGCTGCAGAAGCTGAGGACCAACATCGTGGCGCTCCTGCAAAAGGTGCAGGAG GACATAGACATTAACACAGACGACGAGCTGGATGCCTACATCGAGGACCTGATCACCAAGGGGGACTAA
- the MORC2 gene encoding MORC family CW-type zinc finger protein 2 isoform X7 yields the protein MAFTNYSSLNRAQLTFEYLHTNSTTHEFLFGALAELVDNARDADATRIDIYAERREDLRGGFMLCFLDDGAGMDPSDAASVIQFGKSAKRTPESTQIGQYGNGLKSGSMRIGKDFILFTKKEDTMTCLFLSRTFHEEEGIDEVIVPLPTWNARTREPVTDNVEKFAIETELIYKYSPFRNEEEVMAQFMKIPGDSGTLVIIFNLKLMDNGEPELDIISNPRDIQMAETSPEGTKPERRSFRAYAAVLYIDPRMRIFIHGHKVQTKRLSCCLYKPRMYKYTSSRFKTRAEQEVKKAEHVARIAEEKAREAESKARTLEVRLGGDLTRDSRVMLRQVQNTAITLRREADVKKRIKEAKQRALKEPKELNFVFGVNIEHRDLDGMFIYNCSRLIKMYEKVGPQLEGGMACGGVVGVVDVPYLVLEPTHNKQDFADAKEYRHLLRAMGEHLAQYWKDIAIAQRGIIKFWDEFGYLSANWNQPPSSELRYKRRRAMEIPTTIQCDLCLKWRTLPFQLSSVEKEYPDTWVCSMNPDPEQDRCEASEQKQKVPLGTLRKDLKTQEEKQKQLTEKIRQQQEKLEALQKTTPIRSQADLKKLPLEVTTRPSTEEPARRPQRPRSPPLPAVIKNAPSRPPSLQAPRPASQPRKAPVVSSASKPPALAAREEASTSRLLQPPEAPRKPANAAVKTVARPAPLVQPPSPSLLPNSKGPREVPAPRAIRTPVVKKPEPPSKPSPATPSRKRSLGVSDEEEVEEEAERRKERSKRGKFAVKEEKKDLNELSDSAGEEDSGDVKSAQKDKGLHVEVRVNREWYTGRVTAVEVGKNVVRWKVKFDYVPTDTTPRDRWNCLRYFLPPSFPISKKELSAMNSEELISFPLKEYFKQYEVGLQNLCHSYQSRADSRAKASEESLRTSERKLRETEEKLQKLRTNIVALLQKVQEPWLHSILTRRAGGGAAARASSQPDPRT from the exons AACCACTCATGAATTCTTGTTTGGTGCTCTTGCTGAACTGGTTGATAATGCCAG AGATGCTGATGCCACCAGAATAGATATTTATGCAG AAAGGCGAGAGGACCTTCGAGGAGGAtttatgctttgttttttggATGATGGAGCAGGAATGGATCCAA GTGATGCTGCCAGCGTGATCCAGTTTGGGAAGTCAGCCAAGCGAACACCTGAGTCCACCCAGATTGGGCAATACGGGAATGGGTTAAAATC GGGCTCAATGCGCATTGGGAAGGATTTTATCCTTTTCACCAAGAAGGAAGACACTATGACCTGCCTCTTCTTGTCTCGAACCTTTCATGAGGAGGAAGGCATTGATGAA GTGATAGTCCCATTGCCTACCTGGAATGCTCGGACCCGGGAACCTGTCACAGACAACGTGGAGAAGTTTGCCATTGAGACAGAACTCATCTACAAGTACTCTCCCTTCCGCAATGAAGAGGAAGTGATGGCTCAGTTCATGAAGATTCCTGGGGACAGCG GAACGCTGGTCATCATCTTCAACCTCAAACTCATGGATAACGGAGAGCCAGAGCTAGACATAATCTCAAATCCAAGAGATATCCAGATGGCAGAGACCTCCCCGGAGGGCAC GAAGCCAGAGCGCCGCTCCTTCCGTGCCTATGCTGCCGTGCTCTACATTGATCCCCGGATGAGGATCTTCATCCACGGGCACAAGGTCCAGACCAAGAGGCTCTCCTGCTGCTTGTACAAGCCCAG gaTGTACAAGTACACGTCAAGCCGGTTCAAGACACGTGCAGAGCAGGAGGTGAAGAAAGCTGAGCACGTGGCACGGATTG CTGAAGAGAAGGCGAGGGAGGCGGAGAGCAAAGCTCGGACGTTGGAAGTGCGCCTGGGTGGAGACCTCACACGGGACTCTAGG GTGATGTTGCGACAGGTCCAGAACACAGCCATTACCCTGCGTAGAGAAGCTGACGTCAAGAAGCGCATCAAGGAGGCCAAGCAGCG AGCACTTAAAGAACCCAAAGAACTGAACTTTGTTTTTGGGGTCAACATAGAACACCGGGACCTGGACGGCATGTTCATCTACAACTGTAGCCGCCTGATCAAGATGTATGAGAAAGTGGGCCCACAGCTGGAAGGGGGCAT GGCATGTGGCGGGGTCGTTGGGGTTGTTGATGTGCCCTACCTGGTCCTAGAGCCAACACACAACAAGCAGGACTTTGCTGATGCCAAAGAGTACCGGCACCTGCTGCGGGCGATGGGGGAGCACCTGGCGCAGTACTGGAAGGACATCGCCATTG CCCAGCGGGGAATCATCAAGTTTTGGGATGAGTTTGGCTACCTCTCTGCTAACTGGAACCAGCCCCCATCCAGTGAGCTGCGCTACAAACGGCGGAGAGCTATGGAAATCCCAACCACCATCCAGTGTG ATTTGTGTCTGAAGTGGCGGACCCTCCCCTTCCAGCTGAGTTCTGTGGAAAAAGAGTACCCTGACACCTGGGTTTGCTCCATGAACCCTGATCCTGAGCAGGACCG GTGTGAGGCTTCTGAACAGAAGCAGAAGGTTCCCCTGGGGACATTGAGAAAGGACCTGAAAACacaggaagagaagcagaaacaaCTGACAGAGAAAATTCGCCAGCAGCAGGAAAAGCTGGAGGCCCTGCAG AAAACCACACCCATCCGCTCCCAAGCCGACCTGAAGAAATTGCCCTTGGAAGTGACCACGAGACCTTCCACTGAG GAACCTGCACGTAGACCTCAGCGTCCTCGGTCGCCACCTTTACCTGCTGTGATCAAGAATGCCCCAAGCAGACCCCCTTCCCTGCAAGCTCCCAGGCCGGCCAGCCAGCCCCGAAAGGCTCCTGTTGTCAGCAGCGCCTCAAAGCCTCCTGCCCTGGCAGCCCGGGAAGAGGCCAGTACTTCCAGGCTGCTCCAGCCACCTGAGGCTCCCCGAAAGCCTGCTAATGCTGCAGTCAAGACTGTGGCCCGGCCTGCCCCTCTAGTGCAGCCACCGTCACCATCTCTGCTGCCCAACTCCAAGGGCCCTCGGGAAGTCCCTGCTCCCAGAGCCATTAGGACTCCAGTGGTCAAGAAGCCAGAGCCGCCCAGTAAACCCTCCCCG GCCACTCCTAGTCGGAAGCGCAGTCTTGGGGTCTCTGATGAGGAAGAAGTGGAGGAAGAGgctgagaggaggaaggagcGGTCCAAGCGGGGCAAGTTTgctgtgaaggaggaaaaaaaggacttGAATGAG CTCTCAGACAGTGCTGGGGAAGAGGACTCAGGTGATGTCAAGAGCGCTCAGAAAG ATAAAGGGCTGCATGTGGAGGTGCGTGTGAACAGGGAGTGGTACACAGGCCGTGTCACAGCCGTGGAGGTGGGCAAGAACGTGGTGCGGTGGAAGGTGAAGTTTGACTATGTGCCCACGGACACAACACCGAGAGACCGCTG GAATTGTTTACGGTACTTCCTGCCTCCAAGTTTCCCCATCTCCAAAAAGGAGCTGAGTGCTATGAATTCGGAGGAACTAATATCATTTCCTCTG AAAGAGTACTTCAAGCAGTATGAAGTGGGGCTCCAGAATCTGTGCCATTCCTACCAGAGCCGTGCTGACTCTCGGGCCAAGGCCTCCGAGGAGAGCCTGCGCACCTCTGAGAGAAAGCTCCGCGAGACGGAGGAGAAGCTGCAGAAGCTGAGGACCAACATCGTGGCGCTCCTGCAAAAGGTGCAGGAG CCCTGGCTGCACAGCATCCTGACCAGGAGGGCTGGAGGTGGTGCGGCTGCCAGGGCCTCATCCCAGCCAGACCCACG GACATAG